In one window of candidate division KSB1 bacterium DNA:
- a CDS encoding glycosyltransferase family 4 protein: MNVLITHPDFKDPGGVAAHYAKLKDKFQIPVQHFIIGKRAEEQDGVIPLLFRAISDYYRFVKTLRTNDHDVIHTNPSLDFKAFMRDGIFALLGKLLGKKVVVFFHGWQKPFESTIQRYGLWLFKFLYGKANVFIVLAVEFKEVLESWRVSQKIYCEGMVVDDEALRDFDINKAIANRGKSKKWRILFLARLVREKGLYETIEAFSLLQHKYPMFELIIAGDGNELNKARSFVAKHSIPNVTFTGYVVGEEKTNLFKSAHIYCFPTYYGEGLPNTICESMAFGLPVITRPVGGIADFFENGKHGFAVTSKEPKVLANLIEQIFVDKKLYKRISICNYEYALSNFLASSAALRLEKIYEAALMN; the protein is encoded by the coding sequence ATGAATGTATTAATCACACATCCGGATTTTAAAGACCCTGGCGGCGTTGCAGCGCATTATGCGAAGTTGAAAGACAAGTTTCAAATTCCTGTACAGCACTTTATTATTGGAAAAAGGGCCGAAGAGCAAGATGGAGTTATTCCGCTGCTATTCCGAGCAATTTCAGACTACTACCGCTTTGTAAAGACTTTAAGAACAAATGATCATGATGTTATTCACACCAACCCTTCACTTGATTTCAAAGCATTTATGCGAGACGGTATTTTTGCTTTATTAGGAAAGCTTCTGGGGAAAAAAGTGGTTGTTTTTTTTCATGGCTGGCAAAAGCCCTTTGAATCGACCATTCAGCGGTATGGGCTTTGGTTATTCAAATTTCTGTATGGTAAAGCAAATGTCTTTATTGTATTGGCTGTGGAGTTTAAGGAAGTACTCGAGTCATGGAGAGTTTCTCAAAAAATTTATTGTGAGGGCATGGTAGTTGATGATGAAGCGCTAAGAGATTTTGATATAAATAAGGCTATTGCAAACAGGGGAAAGTCCAAAAAATGGCGTATTCTTTTTCTGGCACGATTGGTTAGAGAGAAGGGGCTATATGAAACGATAGAGGCTTTTTCACTCTTACAACACAAATACCCTATGTTTGAGCTTATCATTGCTGGTGATGGGAATGAATTGAATAAAGCCAGATCTTTCGTAGCCAAACATTCAATTCCAAATGTCACATTTACCGGCTACGTAGTTGGAGAAGAAAAGACTAACTTATTCAAAAGCGCGCACATTTATTGCTTCCCTACTTATTATGGTGAAGGTTTACCAAACACAATATGTGAATCGATGGCCTTCGGATTACCCGTTATAACAAGACCGGTTGGAGGAATAGCAGATTTTTTCGAGAATGGAAAACATGGTTTCGCTGTAACCAGCAAGGAACCAAAGGTGCTTGCCAATTTAATTGAACAGATATTTGTGGACAAAAAATTATATAAAAGGATCTCCATATGTAATTATGAATACGCCCTATCAAATTTTCTGGCCTCCAGTGCTGCTCTAAGGTTAGAGAAAATATATGAGGCAGCACTTATGAATTAA